From Solidesulfovibrio carbinoliphilus subsp. oakridgensis, the proteins below share one genomic window:
- a CDS encoding glycosyltransferase family 2 protein, giving the protein MFQIEDGLAGVESLPRVRAKGRYLFAGEDKFFIKGVTYGPFPENSRGEPLPEDATVDHDFELMRRAGVNAIRVYYVPPRRFLDIAARHGIRVMVGIPWPQHLCFLDQWEVKEDIQKTVREAVASLAGHPAILAWLIGNEIPSHIVRWHGAGKVEKFLAKLAAIVREEDPEGMVTYANYPSTEYLRLPFLDFLSINVYLHDPKAFRSYVKRLQNVAGELPLVLSEFGMDSLRNSEEHVAETLSWQLASAFELGVSGTMVFAWTDEWYTGGHLIEDWKFGIVSDVRKPKPAYKAVADVYRQKLPMLPANAPFISVVVCAYNAESTMDGCLKSFAKVAYPHFEVIVVDDGSTDATGEISDRHAAAAPYIHVIHQPNLGLSAARNVGMNAARGEIVAYTDSDCYVDPHWLHYMAWAFTDERFIAVGGPNLAPLEDNRTAACVAVSPGAPTHVLLTDEIAEHIPGCNMAYRKEYLAGIGGFDATYRAAGDDVDVCWRLQDQGHIIGFSAAMTVWHHRRNTVSAYLKQQKGYGRAEALLLPKHKTRFNMLGNSRWAGRIYGDISGALLAARPIVYHGAFGMGLFQTLYEPKGSLAAYLPLSMEWMVLAVAAMLAAPLSYVAGGAGLVMAAMTLAFVAYRVSKARLPECHDTMASRLTIAGLTLAQPVLRGWTRYKTVWGLRSAAGRNACPLPLADTAACDEADLPRVGILGRLAATGGILAHRLSFHRFFWNNKGLERDELLGSIIGLMRTLDVSYALDSGFAASSATPPWDLSVKGGRLTTARLRVTVENHGGEKRFVRMAGSVLPSGLSTAALAVCLGLAAGFALVQPAVALAACALALGLAGWMVAGLYRAASLVATITQYVMVTRPGCSMTEPKDERVARVVRPQKAADADADAAAEAGAAEPAVETVAA; this is encoded by the coding sequence ATGTTCCAGATCGAAGATGGGCTTGCCGGCGTCGAGAGCCTTCCGCGGGTCCGGGCCAAGGGCCGTTACCTGTTTGCCGGCGAGGACAAGTTCTTCATCAAGGGCGTCACCTACGGGCCGTTTCCGGAGAATTCCCGGGGCGAGCCCCTGCCCGAGGACGCGACCGTGGACCATGACTTCGAGCTCATGCGCCGGGCCGGGGTCAACGCCATCCGCGTGTATTACGTGCCCCCGCGCCGCTTCCTGGACATCGCCGCCAGGCATGGCATCCGCGTCATGGTCGGCATCCCCTGGCCCCAGCACCTGTGCTTCCTCGACCAGTGGGAAGTCAAGGAAGACATCCAAAAGACCGTGCGCGAGGCCGTCGCCTCCCTGGCCGGCCATCCGGCCATCCTCGCCTGGCTGATCGGCAACGAGATCCCGAGCCACATCGTGCGCTGGCACGGCGCCGGCAAGGTCGAGAAGTTCCTGGCCAAGCTCGCGGCCATCGTGCGCGAGGAAGACCCGGAAGGCATGGTCACCTACGCCAACTATCCGTCCACCGAATACCTGCGCCTGCCGTTTCTCGATTTCCTGTCGATAAACGTCTACCTGCACGACCCCAAGGCCTTCCGGTCCTACGTCAAGCGGCTGCAGAACGTGGCCGGCGAGCTGCCCCTGGTCCTGTCCGAATTCGGCATGGACTCCCTGCGCAATTCCGAGGAGCACGTGGCCGAGACGCTGTCCTGGCAGCTGGCCTCCGCCTTCGAGCTCGGCGTCTCCGGCACCATGGTCTTCGCCTGGACCGACGAGTGGTACACCGGCGGCCACCTGATCGAGGACTGGAAGTTCGGCATCGTCTCCGACGTCCGAAAGCCCAAGCCGGCCTACAAGGCCGTGGCCGACGTCTACCGCCAGAAGCTGCCCATGCTGCCGGCCAATGCCCCCTTTATTTCCGTCGTGGTCTGCGCCTACAACGCCGAATCCACCATGGACGGCTGCCTGAAGTCCTTTGCCAAGGTGGCCTACCCGCACTTCGAGGTCATCGTGGTGGACGACGGCTCCACCGACGCCACGGGCGAGATTTCCGACCGCCACGCCGCGGCCGCGCCCTACATCCACGTCATCCACCAGCCGAACCTGGGACTCAGTGCCGCCCGAAACGTCGGCATGAACGCGGCCCGGGGCGAGATCGTGGCCTACACCGACTCCGACTGCTACGTGGACCCGCACTGGCTCCACTACATGGCCTGGGCCTTCACCGACGAGCGCTTCATCGCCGTCGGCGGCCCGAACCTGGCCCCGCTGGAGGACAACCGGACCGCCGCCTGCGTGGCCGTCTCTCCGGGCGCCCCGACCCACGTCCTTTTGACCGACGAGATCGCCGAGCACATCCCGGGCTGCAACATGGCCTACCGCAAGGAATACCTGGCCGGCATCGGCGGCTTCGACGCCACCTACCGGGCGGCCGGCGACGACGTGGACGTCTGCTGGCGGCTCCAGGACCAGGGGCATATCATCGGCTTTTCCGCGGCCATGACCGTGTGGCACCACCGCCGCAACACCGTTTCGGCCTACCTCAAACAGCAAAAGGGCTACGGCCGGGCCGAGGCGCTCTTGCTTCCCAAGCACAAGACCCGCTTCAACATGCTCGGCAATTCCCGCTGGGCCGGCCGCATCTACGGCGACATCTCGGGCGCCCTTCTGGCCGCCCGTCCCATCGTCTACCACGGGGCCTTCGGCATGGGCCTGTTCCAGACGCTCTACGAGCCCAAGGGCAGCCTGGCCGCCTACCTGCCTTTGTCCATGGAGTGGATGGTCCTGGCCGTGGCCGCCATGCTGGCTGCGCCCCTGAGCTACGTGGCCGGCGGCGCCGGGCTGGTCATGGCCGCCATGACGCTGGCCTTCGTGGCCTACCGGGTGAGCAAGGCCCGTCTGCCCGAGTGCCACGACACCATGGCCTCGCGCCTGACCATCGCCGGCCTGACGCTCGCCCAGCCCGTGCTTCGCGGCTGGACCCGCTACAAGACCGTGTGGGGCCTTCGAAGCGCCGCCGGCCGCAACGCCTGCCCGCTCCCCCTGGCCGACACCGCCGCCTGCGACGAGGCCGACCTGCCGCGCGTCGGCATCCTCGGCCGCCTGGCCGCCACCGGCGGCATCCTGGCCCACCGCCTGTCCTTCCACCGGTTTTTCTGGAACAACAAGGGCCTGGAGCGCGACGAGCTGCTTGGGTCCATCATCGGCCTCATGCGGACCCTGGATGTTTCCTATGCGCTCGACAGCGGCTTTGCCGCCTCCTCGGCCACCCCGCCCTGGGACCTGTCGGTCAAGGGCGGCCGGCTGACCACCGCCCGGCTGCGGGTGACGGTCGAGAACCACGGCGGCGAGAAGCGGTTCGTGCGCATGGCCGGCTCGGTCCTGCCGTCCGGCCTGTCCACCGCCGCCCTGGCCGTCTGCCTCGGGCTGGCCGCCGGTTTCGCCCTGGTCCAGCCGGCCGTCGCCCTGGCCGCCTGCGCCCTGGCCCTCGGCCTGGCCGGCTGGATGGTGGCCGGGCTCTACCGGGCCGCCTCCCTGGTCGCCACCATCACCCAGTACGTGATGGTCACCCGCCCCGGCTGCTCCATGACCGAGCCGAAAGACGAGCGGGTGGCCCGGGTGGTCCGGCCGCAGAAGGCGGCGGACGCGGATGCCGACGCCGCCGCCGAAGCCGGTGCCGCCGAGCCGGCCGTCGAAACCGTCGCCGCCTAG
- the rsmI gene encoding 16S rRNA (cytidine(1402)-2'-O)-methyltransferase yields MEDTRRATLSIVATPLGNALDLSPRAAAVLAGAGTVLAEDTRRTGTLLKTLGITANRLVSFHEHNEEARLPQVLGWLAAGTDVALVSDAGTPLLADPGYRLVRAAREAGHAVTPVPGPSAVLAALSAAGIAPYPFSFLGFPPRGAADGRELFARFGATGATLVFFERKTRLGQTLAAALDALGDRECVICRELTKTFEEFITGRLSDFAGRDLELLGEVTVVLGPGQAARSSEAAARAVAAEEAAAGGKPREAARRAAARLSGWTVKEVYAMLPVRESD; encoded by the coding sequence GTGGAGGACACCCGCAGGGCAACGCTTTCGATCGTGGCCACGCCCCTTGGCAACGCCCTGGACCTGTCGCCGCGCGCGGCCGCGGTCCTGGCCGGGGCCGGGACGGTTCTGGCCGAGGACACCCGGCGCACGGGCACGCTGCTCAAAACGCTCGGCATCACGGCCAACCGGCTGGTCAGCTTTCACGAGCACAACGAGGAGGCCCGGCTGCCCCAGGTCCTCGGCTGGCTGGCCGCCGGCACGGACGTGGCCCTGGTGTCCGACGCCGGCACGCCGCTTCTGGCCGATCCGGGCTACCGGCTGGTGCGGGCGGCCCGGGAGGCCGGGCACGCCGTCACGCCCGTGCCCGGACCCTCGGCGGTCCTGGCCGCGCTCTCGGCCGCCGGCATCGCCCCCTATCCGTTTTCGTTCCTGGGCTTTCCCCCGCGCGGGGCGGCGGACGGCCGGGAGCTTTTCGCCCGCTTCGGCGCGACCGGGGCCACGCTGGTTTTTTTCGAACGCAAGACGAGGCTCGGCCAGACCCTGGCCGCGGCCCTTGACGCCCTGGGCGACCGGGAGTGCGTCATCTGCCGGGAGCTGACCAAGACCTTCGAGGAGTTCATTACCGGACGGCTGTCGGATTTCGCCGGCCGCGACCTGGAGCTCCTTGGCGAGGTGACCGTGGTTCTCGGGCCCGGGCAGGCCGCGCGGTCCTCGGAGGCGGCGGCCCGGGCCGTGGCGGCCGAGGAGGCGGCGGCCGGGGGCAAGCCCCGGGAAGCGGCGAGGCGGGCGGCGGCCCGGCTTTCGGGATGGACCGTCAAGGAGGTTTATGCCATGTTGCCGGTTCGGGAAAGCGACTGA
- a CDS encoding FAD-dependent oxidoreductase, with protein MPQQVVIIGAVALGPKAACRFKRLSPDSRVVMLDRGSRISYGGCGIPYYVSGEVSEVSALQSTAFHMVRSPEFFRDVKDVEARPETEAVAIDREKKTVTTRHLPTGREETFPYDKLVIATGSTPRRLPIPGLDLPGVYAVNSLEAAEAIKAAVAGGSVGSVAIVGSGFIGLEMAVAFADMWGLDVTVIELFDQILPGVTSPTLAGMARKHMEEKGVAFRLGEQVARIEGDDKAERVVTDKGVIEADLVIVSVGVVPNSELAKAAGLAVSPRGGIVVDETMRTSDPDIFAGGDCVEVKNLVTSQPMFLPLGSMANRQGRVIGDNLAGGQSRFPGVVGSWCVKLFDLGAAGTGLTLAGAKRAGFDAVSTHITAVDRAHFYPEHGLMSLELVAERGTGRVLGLQALGVNGDAVIGKVNTVAAMLPNIPTVADVSNVEVAYSPPFAAAMDILNTVGNVADNILTGQNKGIDVTEFARLWNQDDLGDAYIIDCREETQGGPLVAKHPGRWHNIPQGQLRSRLSEVPKDKRIVLMCNTGARSYEALTTLAHMGFEQVVSVEGGMAAVAAAGIDV; from the coding sequence ATGCCACAACAGGTCGTCATCATCGGAGCCGTGGCCCTTGGCCCCAAAGCCGCCTGCCGCTTCAAACGGCTTTCCCCGGACAGCAGGGTCGTCATGCTCGACCGGGGCTCGCGCATCTCCTACGGAGGCTGCGGCATCCCCTACTACGTTTCCGGCGAGGTGAGCGAGGTTTCGGCCCTGCAGTCCACGGCCTTCCACATGGTGCGTTCGCCCGAATTCTTTCGCGACGTCAAGGACGTGGAAGCCCGGCCCGAGACCGAGGCCGTGGCCATCGACCGCGAGAAAAAGACCGTGACCACCCGGCACCTGCCGACCGGCCGCGAGGAGACCTTTCCCTACGACAAGCTGGTCATCGCCACGGGCAGCACGCCGCGCCGGCTGCCCATCCCCGGGCTCGACCTGCCGGGCGTCTATGCCGTCAACAGCCTGGAGGCGGCCGAGGCGATCAAGGCGGCCGTGGCCGGCGGTTCGGTCGGCTCGGTGGCCATTGTCGGCTCCGGGTTCATCGGCCTCGAGATGGCGGTCGCCTTTGCCGACATGTGGGGCCTTGACGTCACGGTCATCGAGCTTTTCGACCAGATCCTGCCCGGCGTGACCAGCCCGACCCTGGCCGGCATGGCCCGGAAGCACATGGAGGAAAAAGGCGTGGCCTTTCGCCTCGGCGAGCAGGTGGCCCGCATCGAGGGCGACGACAAGGCCGAGCGGGTGGTCACGGACAAGGGCGTCATCGAAGCGGATCTCGTCATCGTGTCCGTCGGCGTTGTGCCCAACTCCGAGCTGGCCAAGGCGGCCGGCCTCGCGGTCTCGCCGCGCGGCGGTATCGTGGTCGACGAAACCATGCGGACCTCCGACCCGGACATCTTCGCCGGCGGCGACTGCGTGGAAGTCAAAAACCTGGTCACAAGCCAGCCCATGTTCCTGCCGCTCGGCTCCATGGCCAACCGCCAGGGCCGGGTCATCGGCGACAACCTGGCCGGCGGCCAGTCGCGTTTTCCGGGCGTGGTCGGCTCCTGGTGCGTCAAGCTCTTCGACCTCGGCGCGGCCGGCACGGGTCTCACCCTGGCCGGAGCCAAGCGGGCCGGCTTCGACGCCGTGTCCACCCACATCACGGCCGTGGACCGGGCCCACTTCTACCCGGAGCACGGGCTCATGTCCCTGGAGCTGGTGGCCGAGCGCGGCACCGGCCGGGTCCTGGGCCTCCAGGCCCTCGGCGTCAACGGCGACGCGGTCATCGGCAAGGTCAACACCGTGGCCGCCATGCTGCCGAACATTCCGACCGTTGCCGACGTCTCCAACGTGGAAGTGGCCTATTCCCCGCCTTTTGCCGCGGCCATGGACATCCTGAACACCGTCGGCAACGTGGCCGACAACATCCTGACCGGCCAGAACAAGGGCATCGACGTCACGGAATTCGCCAGGCTGTGGAACCAGGACGACCTCGGCGACGCCTACATCATCGACTGCCGCGAGGAGACGCAAGGCGGGCCGCTGGTGGCCAAGCACCCCGGCCGCTGGCACAACATCCCCCAGGGCCAGCTCAGAAGCCGCCTTTCCGAGGTGCCCAAGGACAAGCGCATCGTCCTCATGTGCAACACCGGGGCCCGCTCCTACGAGGCGCTCACCACCCTCGCCCACATGGGTTTCGAGCAGGTGGTCAGCGTCGAGGGCGGCATGGCCGCCGTGGCCGCCGCCGGCATCGACGTCTAG
- a CDS encoding Hpt domain-containing protein: MPEPTDGTGVLIDLDRLRLRFDDDQELLDEIFRVFLEEAPGRRAGITQARETGDMPRLTRLAHSLKGVAGTMLAEPLRQAAYDLEKAARAGDMARTAPLAGEVLDLLDRTAAALGQRS, encoded by the coding sequence ATGCCCGAACCTACGGACGGAACCGGAGTATTGATCGACCTGGACAGGCTGCGGCTGCGCTTCGACGACGACCAGGAGCTTCTGGACGAAATCTTCCGGGTCTTTCTCGAGGAAGCGCCGGGGCGCCGGGCCGGCATCACCCAGGCCCGGGAGACCGGGGACATGCCCCGGCTGACCCGGCTGGCCCATTCGCTCAAGGGCGTGGCCGGAACCATGCTGGCCGAACCCCTGCGCCAGGCGGCCTACGACCTGGAGAAGGCGGCCCGGGCCGGAGACATGGCCCGGACGGCGCCGCTCGCCGGAGAGGTCCTCGACCTGCTCGACCGGACGGCGGCCGCGCTCGGCCAGCGCTCCTGA
- a CDS encoding outer membrane homotrimeric porin — translation MKRFTVPVLLAVFLTAAAGLARATTEVKVTGDSRVYGVYFTGHNFTGWNDPAWTSNTPTWNSAGTKTEDSFEIWERIRVRTDFVANENLKFRLATKVDNTWGNGTYTAANPDVAIQVYQAYLQFKYPGTEIEVNAGLQPTAFPQSALFNDSIVFTDWAAALIVKAPLVPGTVDLTAGFARLIDTNRTYDTTTTQVGDELDMYFLTLPITTEGFKVTPWAVLGIAGNKAGYYTAYASSFAEASYAEDLLSAGTQVGATGWKNNQNPYYWVGGAFEVSVLDPVKFYADVINGGGALEDRKKSKRQGWFIDLGAEYTGFDLLTPQVFGWWSTGEDASTANGSERMPHTRPNWGPGGSFLFDDSQVFARNSNMGMDPVGAMGFGASLNNITLVEKLSQRLTFTYIQGNNSPRAIRSLNYALGSNPYFVMGRDLTTNEHALGVNFDSQYMIYENLAARIETGWAHGQFQKSVWGHRLADRAEAADTWKVAVGFTYKY, via the coding sequence ATGAAACGTTTCACAGTGCCGGTCCTCTTGGCCGTGTTCCTGACGGCCGCGGCCGGCCTGGCCCGGGCGACCACGGAAGTGAAAGTCACCGGCGATTCCCGGGTCTACGGCGTCTATTTCACGGGCCACAACTTCACCGGCTGGAACGACCCGGCCTGGACGTCCAACACCCCGACCTGGAACAGCGCCGGGACCAAGACGGAAGATTCCTTTGAAATCTGGGAACGCATCCGGGTCCGCACCGACTTCGTCGCCAACGAGAACCTCAAATTCCGCCTCGCCACCAAGGTGGACAACACCTGGGGCAACGGCACCTACACCGCCGCCAACCCGGACGTGGCCATCCAGGTCTACCAGGCCTACCTGCAGTTCAAATATCCGGGCACCGAGATCGAGGTGAACGCCGGCTTGCAACCGACCGCCTTCCCCCAGAGCGCCCTTTTCAACGACAGCATCGTCTTCACCGACTGGGCCGCGGCCCTGATCGTCAAGGCCCCCCTCGTGCCCGGCACCGTGGACCTGACGGCCGGCTTCGCCCGCCTGATCGACACCAACCGGACCTACGACACCACCACCACCCAGGTCGGCGACGAACTGGACATGTATTTCCTGACCCTGCCCATCACCACCGAGGGTTTCAAGGTCACGCCGTGGGCGGTGCTCGGCATTGCCGGCAACAAGGCCGGCTACTACACCGCCTACGCCTCCTCCTTCGCCGAGGCCTCCTACGCCGAGGACCTGCTGTCCGCCGGCACCCAGGTCGGCGCCACCGGCTGGAAGAACAACCAGAATCCCTACTACTGGGTGGGCGGCGCGTTCGAAGTCTCCGTCCTCGACCCGGTCAAGTTCTACGCCGACGTCATCAATGGCGGCGGGGCCCTGGAAGACCGCAAGAAGAGCAAGCGGCAAGGCTGGTTCATCGACCTCGGCGCCGAGTACACGGGCTTCGATCTGCTCACCCCCCAGGTCTTCGGCTGGTGGTCCACCGGCGAGGACGCCTCCACGGCCAACGGCTCCGAGCGCATGCCCCACACCCGGCCCAACTGGGGCCCCGGCGGCTCGTTTCTCTTCGACGACAGCCAGGTCTTCGCCCGCAACTCCAACATGGGCATGGACCCGGTCGGGGCCATGGGATTTGGCGCCTCGCTCAACAACATCACCCTCGTCGAAAAACTGTCCCAGCGCCTGACCTTCACCTACATCCAGGGCAACAACTCGCCCCGGGCCATCCGGTCCCTCAACTATGCCCTCGGGTCCAACCCCTACTTCGTCATGGGCCGCGACCTGACCACCAACGAGCACGCCCTCGGCGTCAACTTCGACAGCCAGTACATGATCTACGAAAACCTGGCCGCCCGCATCGAAACCGGCTGGGCCCACGGCCAGTTCCAGAAGAGCGTCTGGGGCCACCGGCTGGCCGACCGGGCCGAGGCCGCCGACACCTGGAAAGTGGCCGTCGGCTTCACCTACAAGTATTAA
- a CDS encoding ABC transporter ATP-binding protein: protein MSMFRTLLGYLKPYKFLFFLGLFLVGLASAMELLKPWPLKLAVDQIIGQKPLVVFGWTPDLGAMTLGVKLACVVGMLVGVHFLVGFVQLCNNYLTIRMGQDMVQDLRCDLFDHLQRQSLLFHQKWPTGDLIYRIMGDTYAVQTLLMNGVFTTLTSSALLIGMLAVCLQMDVELTLYALCVIPFLFLAISRVSRKIGDLTTETHMKESQVYTTVERIFSSITLVQAFGREEEERRKFVAESKHSFDRKLSLYALQTVYGWLVSGITAAGTALVLYIGVRHVLEGLLSTGELLVFIAYLASLYTPLNSLSDTVAGIRASLARARRVMDVLAVDEAVPEREGAPDLAISAGEVRFEDVSFGYTPEKMVLNDVTFTCRGNSTVAIVGQTGAGKTSLISLLLRFYDPRKGAIVIDGQDLRDVSLKSLRRHIAIVLQETQLFPMTVHDNIAYGKKQASREEVERVAMLANAHDFIKELPKGYDTILGEKGANLSGGQRQRLAIARALLKDAPLLILDEPTSALDAETEALIMEGLDRLMQNRTTFVIAHRLSMMRRADMILVIKNQRIHEMGSYDELMAKNGEFARLHAIQMGKGRPEKLPPKPLVA, encoded by the coding sequence ATGAGCATGTTCCGCACGCTGCTGGGCTATCTCAAGCCCTACAAATTTCTCTTCTTCCTGGGCCTTTTCCTGGTCGGCCTGGCCAGCGCCATGGAGCTTTTGAAACCCTGGCCGCTCAAGCTCGCCGTGGACCAGATCATCGGCCAAAAGCCGCTTGTGGTCTTCGGCTGGACGCCCGATCTCGGGGCCATGACCCTCGGCGTGAAGCTGGCCTGCGTGGTCGGCATGCTGGTCGGCGTGCACTTCCTGGTCGGGTTCGTGCAGCTGTGCAACAACTACCTGACCATCCGCATGGGCCAGGATATGGTCCAGGACCTGCGGTGCGACCTCTTTGACCACCTGCAGCGCCAGTCGCTCCTGTTCCACCAGAAATGGCCCACCGGCGACCTCATCTACCGCATCATGGGCGACACCTATGCCGTGCAGACGCTGCTCATGAACGGCGTCTTCACCACCCTGACCAGTTCGGCCCTTTTGATCGGCATGCTGGCCGTCTGCCTGCAGATGGACGTGGAGCTGACGCTCTACGCCCTGTGCGTCATCCCGTTTCTGTTCCTGGCCATTTCCCGCGTCTCCCGGAAGATCGGCGACCTGACCACCGAGACCCACATGAAGGAGTCCCAGGTCTACACCACGGTGGAGCGGATATTCTCCTCCATCACCCTGGTCCAGGCCTTTGGCCGCGAGGAGGAGGAGCGCCGCAAGTTCGTGGCCGAGTCCAAGCACTCCTTTGACCGCAAGCTTTCGCTCTACGCCTTGCAGACCGTCTACGGCTGGCTGGTGTCCGGCATCACCGCCGCCGGCACGGCGCTCGTCCTGTACATCGGCGTGCGCCACGTGCTGGAGGGCCTGCTCTCTACCGGCGAACTGCTGGTTTTCATCGCCTATCTGGCCTCGCTCTATACGCCCTTAAATAGCCTCAGCGACACGGTGGCCGGCATCCGGGCCTCGCTGGCCCGGGCCCGGCGCGTCATGGACGTCCTGGCCGTGGACGAGGCCGTGCCCGAGCGGGAAGGCGCCCCGGATCTGGCCATATCCGCGGGCGAGGTCCGCTTCGAGGACGTGAGCTTCGGCTACACGCCGGAAAAGATGGTCTTAAACGACGTCACCTTCACCTGCCGGGGCAACTCGACCGTGGCCATCGTCGGCCAGACCGGGGCCGGCAAGACCTCGCTCATCAGCCTGCTTTTGCGCTTTTACGATCCCCGCAAGGGAGCCATCGTCATCGACGGCCAGGACCTGCGCGACGTGTCGCTCAAAAGCCTGCGCCGCCACATCGCCATCGTCCTCCAGGAGACCCAGCTTTTCCCCATGACCGTGCACGACAACATCGCCTACGGGAAGAAGCAGGCCAGCCGGGAAGAGGTGGAGCGGGTGGCCATGCTCGCCAACGCCCACGACTTCATCAAGGAACTGCCCAAGGGCTACGACACCATCCTCGGCGAGAAAGGCGCCAACCTGTCCGGCGGCCAGCGCCAGCGGCTGGCCATCGCCCGGGCACTCCTCAAGGACGCGCCGCTTCTCATCCTCGACGAGCCGACCTCGGCCCTGGACGCCGAGACCGAGGCGCTCATCATGGAAGGCCTCGACCGGCTCATGCAAAACCGCACCACCTTCGTCATCGCCCACCGCCTTTCGATGATGCGCCGGGCCGACATGATCCTGGTCATCAAAAACCAGCGCATCCACGAAATGGGCTCCTACGACGAGCTCATGGCCAAAAACGGCGAATTCGCCCGGCTCCACGCCATCCAGATGGGCAAGGGCCGGCCTGAGAAGCTGCCTCCCAAGCCCCTGGTGGCCTGA
- a CDS encoding sensor histidine kinase: protein MVEGPQAPREASCLLDAEEREYLVGVVGGGPGFDTILEIVAGEEFREFLPPMRLAGVAGLDPADVRPGEPLLRGVPLYSSYAELFARHPDINLVVSLQGGLCSKALTAAMPAGASLIDNTASFILCALSHAVSVGTHCRMRLDHQKLLLEAIVDEVQEDIALISAAGKVVDLNRNILRRLGKTKEELVGRSCLDLRSGPDDPSFCDPGDPGCPFRLSLTTGRKAERLHTVFGADGRLRYYRTYSYPIKDAAGQVGHVVVFRRDITDRTVGEISARQAERIETVGRLSSYLAHEIRNPLFAASGFARQLSRMEDLPQKAREKAGIVVEELTRMEALLKQFLEFARPVGGIVGVADVGRAIGDAVEASRSQAEGKSVGLAVALASDLPVVTFDPALLKQCLVNLVRNAVAALPGGGLVTLDADRDGERVRLRVTDSGRGLSRENLENMFSPFYKGGQCENGLGLAMVKKVVEDFGGAVEAVGQPAGGCALTLFLQPALAEVTPDAPGVRA from the coding sequence ATGGTCGAAGGTCCGCAAGCCCCCAGGGAAGCCTCGTGCCTGCTCGACGCCGAAGAGCGGGAATATCTCGTCGGCGTGGTCGGCGGCGGACCGGGCTTCGACACCATCCTCGAAATCGTGGCCGGCGAGGAATTCCGGGAATTCCTGCCGCCCATGCGCCTGGCCGGAGTGGCCGGGCTCGACCCCGCCGACGTCAGGCCCGGGGAACCGCTTCTTCGCGGCGTGCCGCTCTATTCCTCCTATGCCGAGCTTTTCGCCCGCCATCCCGACATCAACCTGGTGGTGTCCCTGCAAGGCGGCCTGTGCTCCAAGGCCCTGACCGCGGCCATGCCGGCCGGGGCGTCTTTGATCGACAACACGGCCTCCTTTATCCTGTGCGCCCTGTCCCATGCCGTGTCGGTCGGCACCCACTGCCGCATGCGCCTGGACCACCAGAAGCTTCTGCTCGAAGCCATCGTGGACGAGGTCCAGGAGGACATCGCGCTCATTTCGGCCGCAGGCAAGGTGGTGGATCTCAACCGCAACATCCTGCGGCGCCTTGGCAAGACCAAGGAGGAGCTGGTCGGCCGGTCGTGCCTGGACCTGCGCAGCGGCCCGGACGACCCGTCCTTTTGCGACCCCGGCGATCCGGGCTGCCCGTTCCGCCTGTCCCTGACCACGGGCAGGAAGGCCGAGCGCCTGCACACCGTCTTCGGCGCCGACGGCCGGCTGCGCTATTACCGCACCTATTCCTACCCCATCAAGGACGCGGCCGGGCAGGTCGGGCACGTGGTGGTCTTTCGCCGGGACATCACCGACCGGACGGTCGGGGAAATAAGCGCCCGGCAGGCCGAGCGGATCGAGACCGTGGGCCGGCTGTCCTCGTATCTGGCCCATGAGATCCGAAATCCGCTCTTTGCGGCCAGCGGTTTCGCCCGCCAGCTTTCGCGCATGGAGGACCTGCCGCAAAAGGCCCGGGAAAAGGCCGGCATCGTGGTGGAGGAGCTGACCCGCATGGAGGCGCTCCTCAAGCAGTTCCTGGAATTCGCCCGGCCCGTGGGCGGGATCGTGGGCGTGGCCGACGTGGGCCGGGCCATCGGCGACGCCGTGGAGGCCTCCCGGTCCCAGGCCGAGGGCAAAAGCGTCGGCCTGGCCGTGGCCCTGGCCTCGGATCTGCCGGTCGTGACCTTCGACCCGGCCCTCCTCAAGCAGTGTCTGGTCAATCTGGTCAGAAACGCCGTGGCCGCCCTGCCGGGCGGGGGGCTCGTCACCCTTGACGCCGACCGGGACGGGGAGCGGGTCCGGCTGCGGGTGACGGACAGCGGCCGGGGGCTTAGCCGGGAGAATCTGGAGAACATGTTCAGCCCCTTTTACAAGGGCGGGCAGTGCGAGAACGGCCTGGGGCTGGCCATGGTCAAGAAGGTGGTGGAGGATTTCGGCGGCGCGGTGGAGGCCGTGGGCCAGCCGGCCGGCGGCTGCGCCCTGACTCTTTTTTTGCAGCCGGCCCTGGCCGAAGTGACCCCGGATGCGCCCGGGGTCCGGGCCTGA